In Mustela nigripes isolate SB6536 chromosome 2, MUSNIG.SB6536, whole genome shotgun sequence, a single window of DNA contains:
- the SUMO3 gene encoding small ubiquitin-related modifier 3, which translates to MSEEKPKEGVKTENDHINLKVAGQDGSVVQFKIKRHTPLSKLMKAYCERQGLSMRQIRFRFDGQPINETDTPAQLEMEDEDTIDVFQQQTGGSPESGCV; encoded by the exons ATGTCCGAGGAGAAGCCCAAG GAGGGCGTGAAGACCGAGAACGACCACATCAACCTCAAGGTGGCCGGGCAGGACGGCTCCGTGGTGCAGTTCAAAATCAAGAGACACACCCCGCTGAGCAAGCTGATGAAGGCGTACTGCGAGAGGCAG GGCTTGTCAATGAGGCAGATCCGGTTCCGGTTTGACGGGCAGCCGATCAACGAGACAGACACCCCCGCGCAG CTGGAGATGGAGGACGAAGACACCATCGATGTGTTCCAGCAGCAGACGGGAGGCTCGCCCGAGAGCGGCTGCGTCTAA